A region of Pongo pygmaeus isolate AG05252 chromosome 15, NHGRI_mPonPyg2-v2.0_pri, whole genome shotgun sequence DNA encodes the following proteins:
- the PPP1R3E gene encoding protein phosphatase 1 regulatory subunit 3E, translating into MSRERPPGTDIPRNLSFIAALTERAYYRSQRPSLEEEPEEEPGEGGTRFGARSRAHAPSRGRRARSAPAGGGGAGAPRSRSPDTRKRVRFADALGLELAAVRRFRPGELPRVPRHVQIQLQRDALRHFAPCQPRARGLQEARAALEPASEPGFAARLQAQRICLERAEAGPLGVAGSARVLDLAYEKRVSVRWSADGWRSQREAPAAYAGPAPPPPRADRFAFRLPAPPIGGALLFALRYRVTGHEFWDNNGGRDYALRGPEHPGSGGAPEPQGWIHFI; encoded by the exons ATGTCCCGTGAGAGGCCCCCGGGCACCGACATTCCCCGCAACCTGAGCTTTATCGCCGCGCTAACGGAGCGCGCCTACTACCGTAGCCAGCGGCCCAGCCTCGAGGAGGAGCCGGAGGAGGAGCCAGGCGAGGGCGGGACGCGGTTCGGGGCCCGATCCCGCGCTCACGCACCGAGTCGGGGCCGCCGGGCCCGCTCTGCACCAGCCGGAGGCGGCGGGGCCGGGGCGCCCCGCAGCCGTAGCCCAGACACCCGCAAGAGAGTGCGTTTCGCCGACGCACTGGGGTTGGAGCTGGCTGCCGTGCGCCGCTTCCGTCCCGGTGAGCTGCCCCGGGTGCCCCGCCACGTGCAGATCCAATTGCAGAGGGACGCCCTCCGCCACTTCGCGCCCTGCCAGCCCCGCGCCCGCGGCCTCCAG GAGGCGCGCGCCGCCCTGGAGCCGGCCAGCGAGCCTGGCTTCGCCGCCCGCTTGCAGGCGCAGCGCATCTGCCTGGAACGCGCCGAGGCGGGCCCGCTGGGCGTGGCCGGGAGCGCGCGCGTGCTGGACCTGGCCTACGAGAAGCGCGTGAGCGTGCGCTGGAGCGCCGACGGCTGGCGGAGCCAACGCGAGGCGCCAGCCGCCTACGCCGgtccggccccgcccccgccgcgcGCCGACCGCTTCGCCTTCCGCCTGCCCGCGCCGCCAATTGGGGGCGCCCTGCTCTTCGCCTTGCGCTACCGTGTGACAGGTCACGAGTTCTGGGACAACAACGGCGGCCGTGACTATGCTCTACGTGGGCCCGAGCACCCGGGCAGTGGCGGAGCCccggagccccagggctggaTCCACTTTATTTGA